In Edaphobacter bradus, the following are encoded in one genomic region:
- a CDS encoding zinc dependent phospholipase C family protein has translation MQTISRVRTAVLLLCLFAAPSAGGYSLLTHEQLIDLTWDASIVPLLKSRYPTLTDAQIEHARAYAYGGCVIQDIGYYPFGDSFFSNLTHYVRSGDFVVNLFRNAGNADELAFAVGALSHFIGDSIGHSEATNHAVPVEFPKLAKRYGGTVNYAQGPSEHVRTEYAFDINEIAHRRFAPMYYLKHVGLEVPQRQLELAFYQTYGLAEDFSKGKGRKVNVKGYRFAVRSFIPRVSYAVTVLHKKHEPPVMDSPEMQRLTAELAKVDAENNWEQYRAKPGIGTYSLAGLIWIMPKVGPIKFTAVKGPTVGTDQEYVHSLLQSTDLLNATLRRFTPPPATGEGAKQAAATDTHSQPPPSDPLPAKPGASQAVVPGSGDPRHPLRNRDLDTGAVVKPGGYPLTDETYRKLVHVLAAKPTQPIPPGIKEDILAYYADMNVEFATKKHDKEWQALQADLTTLRGMPTSNEPLPFPTYGPEVEEGTK, from the coding sequence ATGCAAACGATCTCACGGGTTCGTACTGCGGTTCTTCTCCTTTGTCTGTTTGCGGCGCCTTCCGCAGGCGGCTACTCGCTGCTGACGCACGAGCAGCTGATCGACCTGACGTGGGACGCGTCGATTGTTCCTCTGCTGAAGAGCAGGTACCCCACGCTGACCGACGCCCAGATCGAGCATGCGCGGGCGTATGCGTACGGCGGGTGCGTGATCCAGGACATTGGCTACTATCCGTTTGGCGATTCGTTCTTCTCGAACCTGACGCATTATGTGCGGTCGGGGGACTTTGTAGTGAACCTGTTTCGCAATGCGGGGAACGCGGACGAACTGGCGTTCGCGGTGGGAGCGCTGTCGCACTTTATCGGGGACAGTATTGGTCACTCGGAGGCGACGAACCATGCAGTGCCGGTAGAGTTTCCGAAGCTGGCGAAGCGCTACGGAGGCACGGTGAACTATGCGCAAGGACCGTCGGAGCATGTGCGGACGGAGTATGCGTTCGACATTAACGAGATTGCGCATCGAAGGTTTGCTCCGATGTACTACCTGAAGCATGTGGGGCTGGAGGTTCCGCAGCGGCAGCTGGAGCTGGCGTTCTACCAGACGTATGGGCTTGCGGAGGACTTCTCAAAGGGCAAGGGGAGGAAGGTGAACGTGAAGGGGTATCGGTTCGCGGTGCGAAGCTTTATCCCGCGGGTGTCGTATGCGGTGACTGTTCTGCACAAAAAGCACGAGCCGCCGGTGATGGATTCGCCGGAGATGCAGCGACTGACGGCGGAGCTGGCGAAGGTGGATGCGGAGAATAACTGGGAGCAATACCGGGCGAAGCCGGGGATCGGGACGTACTCGCTGGCGGGGCTGATCTGGATTATGCCGAAGGTGGGGCCGATCAAGTTTACGGCGGTGAAGGGTCCGACGGTGGGTACGGACCAAGAGTATGTGCACTCGCTACTGCAGTCGACGGACCTATTGAACGCGACGCTGCGACGGTTTACGCCTCCACCGGCTACTGGGGAGGGAGCGAAGCAGGCGGCGGCGACGGATACGCACTCGCAGCCTCCACCTTCGGATCCACTGCCGGCGAAGCCCGGGGCCTCTCAGGCGGTGGTTCCGGGGAGCGGCGATCCGCGGCATCCGCTTCGCAATCGCGACCTGGATACGGGCGCGGTGGTGAAGCCGGGCGGATATCCGCTGACGGATGAGACGTACCGCAAGCTGGTGCACGTGCTGGCGGCAAAGCCTACGCAGCCGATTCCTCCCGGGATCAAAGAGGACATTCTGGCGTACTACGCAGATATGAACGTGGAGTTCGCGACAAAGAAGCACGACAAGGAATGGCAGGCGCTGCAGGCCGATCTGACGACGCTTCGCGGGATGCCGACGAGCAATGAGCCGCTGCCGTTCCCGACGTATGGGCCGGAGGTAGAGGAGGGCACGAAGTAA